The segment GATTCCCGGCTCATTCGCATGCTGAAATTGAGCAACCCGATCATTGACGAAGTAGACGTTTACAAACGGATTGGAAAGAGCACCTTTATTCCTGTAGCCAAAGGAGGCGATCAACGGCCTTTCGCCTGGCGTTATAACGGAAACCGGGAACTAATCTTTCCGTTACGCCTGGACCCACACAGCACCAATGGTTTTCTGTTTCGTGTGAATAACGGCGGAGAACAATTCTACTTTCAAAGCTCCCTGGAAAAAGGTTCCTACATCCAGGTAAAACACGGAAACAAGCAAGTGTTTTATGGTTTGTTGTTCGGAGTTATGATCTTCATCATTATCCTGAACCTCGCGATCGGTATCTTGTTCCGTCAGCGAACTGCTTATTTATACACCTTTTACGGAGCCTCTTTCACCCTGCTCCAATTGTCTTTGCTCGGTTTCGGAACTACCTGGCTCTGGACCGATCAGTATTTCATTTCAAACAGGGCCAATCCGGTATTTGCATCGCTGGGAGTTTTATTCTTCCTGAATTTCACCTACCGTTTCCTCGAACTCAAAAAAAACACTCCACGGATCACCCGTTTTGTGCGTTTTATCCAAATCAGCTTATTAGTCAATCTGTGCATCAGTTTAATCCCGGGAACAACATTCATGAATATTTCGGCCATTACCGTAAATGCGCTGACATTAATCCTGAACCTGTTTATCATCTATCCGCTGATCGTTACCCTGAGAACCGGTTCCAAAACTGCCAAGTCGTATTTACTGGCGTTTTCCATTCTGCAGATCTCGGTTTTTGCCTTTGTACTGAGAAATTTCGGAGTTATTCCCAACAGTTTCCTTGCCGACAACGGGCTTCAGATCGGGTTTGCGGTCGAAATGATTATCCTGACATTCGGTATCCTGCAGCGCTTCAAACTGATGAACGAAGCCTCTATTTCCGCACTTGCAGAAGCCAACGATCTGAAGGAAAACCTGAACATCCAATTGGAAGCGGAAGTGGAGTTACGGACCAAGGAAGTTATCGAGCAACGCAATGAACTGGAGCAGAAGAACGAAGAAATTACCAGCAGTATCCTTTACGCAAAACGCATTCAGAATGCTTTGCTGCCAAGTGGCTCTTATTATTCCAGCCTGATTCCCAACCTGCATGTTTTTTATTATCCGAAGGATATCGTAGCCGGTGATTTCTATTGGGTAAAACGCATCCGGATCGGAGACGATATCTGGAAATTCGTTGCTGTTGCAGATTGTACCGGACACGGTGTTCCGGGCGCAATGATGAGCGTTTTGTGTATGAATGCCCTCAATGAATCCGCGCGCTTGCTCGAAGATGCAGATCCTGCGGATTTATTGACTCGTGTCAGTTCTTATTTGCGGAATTACCTCCTGACCGATGGCATGGAATTATCCGACGGAATGGATATTTCTGTGGCATGTTACAATTCCGAAAAGCAAATCCTGCGTTTTTGCGGCGCCAATAATCCGCTGTGGATTGTAAAACCGGACGAAATCCAGGTACTTTCCCCGACTAAAAGGCCTGTTGGAAAATCGGAATCGAGCCTGGCTTTTGAGCTTCACGAAATAACGTACACCAAAGATCAGCGCATTTTGTTGTTTTCCGATGGCTGTATCGATCAATTCGGGCAGAAAACCGGTAAAAAGCTCAAAACTCCGGGACTTAAAAAGCTGGTTTTAGAGCAATATGATCCGAACCCCGAGAATCATCTTCAAAAGATTGAACAGGGCTTACTCCGGTGGATGGGTTCCGAAGAACAATTGGACGATATTTGTATGATGCTGATTGACCTGGATTAGAAGCTTGCCTTCAGGCTCATGTCCAGGCTGGCAAAACTATGGGTCAATGCACCGACAGAAATAAAATCAACACCGGTTTCCGCAAAAGAACGGATCGTCTGTTTGGTAATTCCGCCTGAAGCCTCTGTCTCGTAGCGCCTATCAATGATTTCGATTGCTTGTTTGAGTAATTCCGGAGTAAAATTGTCCAGCATAATGCGGTCAACCATCCCCGTTTCAAGCACTTGGTGTAATTCCGCAAGATTACGTACCTCAATTTCAACTTTCAGGGATTTCCCGGTAGTTTTCAGGTATTCATGCGTTCTTTGAATCGCTTCTTTGATTCCACCGGCAAAATCCACGTGGTTATCTTTGAGCATGATCATATCGTAAAGTGCAAAGCGGTGATTCATTCCACCACCGATGCGAACCGCCCATTTTTCCATGTAACGGACTCCGGGAGTTGTTTTTCGCGTATCGAGTAATCTGGTCTGAGTACCTTCCAGCAAATTCACGTAGCTTTTTGTTTGAGTCGCAATTCCGGACATACGCTGCATAAAATTCAGCAAAGTACGTTCTGCAGCGAGGATCGAACGCGCACTTCCTTTCAGGTAAAAAGCAATGTCACCGGGTTTTACAGCTGTTCCGTCTCCCAACAGTTCTTCAAAAACCAGGTCCGGATCTACCAATTCACATACTTTTTTAGCAACTTCCACACCAGCCAGAATTCCGGTATCTTTTACCAACAATTTCGCTACTCCGGAAGCATTTGCAGGAATACAGGCCAAAGAAGAATGATCACCATCCCCCAAATCTTCCTGTAAGGCGTTTTTTATAATCTCGTCAAACATGATGTAAAGGTAAAAGTAAAAAGGTAAATGTGTTCATGTAAAAACAAGAATTAAACCCGCAAAATGAATGATTGAAGATCAATCACTTTTAACTTTTACAGGTAACTTTTCACTTTTACGACTTAACTTATCACTTACTCAATAGAGAGCGATTCGATCCTCAGGTCGGCGCCCAGGTGTTTCCATTTGATGGTTACCCGGAAGGATTCGTTTTTGGAAATATAAGTACCGGTGGTCAGCGGGGA is part of the Fluviicola sp. genome and harbors:
- the nadC gene encoding carboxylating nicotinate-nucleotide diphosphorylase codes for the protein MFDEIIKNALQEDLGDGDHSSLACIPANASGVAKLLVKDTGILAGVEVAKKVCELVDPDLVFEELLGDGTAVKPGDIAFYLKGSARSILAAERTLLNFMQRMSGIATQTKSYVNLLEGTQTRLLDTRKTTPGVRYMEKWAVRIGGGMNHRFALYDMIMLKDNHVDFAGGIKEAIQRTHEYLKTTGKSLKVEIEVRNLAELHQVLETGMVDRIMLDNFTPELLKQAIEIIDRRYETEASGGITKQTIRSFAETGVDFISVGALTHSFASLDMSLKASF
- a CDS encoding 7TM diverse intracellular signaling domain-containing protein; this translates as MLKNYLLVLLLSAVHCFSNSQVLINQHDDFLKLEGDQLHYFIAPSGHSTLQAVKSHLKEFKPVNSRMVNLGFETKDVWFYFETKNLSDSRLIRMLKLSNPIIDEVDVYKRIGKSTFIPVAKGGDQRPFAWRYNGNRELIFPLRLDPHSTNGFLFRVNNGGEQFYFQSSLEKGSYIQVKHGNKQVFYGLLFGVMIFIIILNLAIGILFRQRTAYLYTFYGASFTLLQLSLLGFGTTWLWTDQYFISNRANPVFASLGVLFFLNFTYRFLELKKNTPRITRFVRFIQISLLVNLCISLIPGTTFMNISAITVNALTLILNLFIIYPLIVTLRTGSKTAKSYLLAFSILQISVFAFVLRNFGVIPNSFLADNGLQIGFAVEMIILTFGILQRFKLMNEASISALAEANDLKENLNIQLEAEVELRTKEVIEQRNELEQKNEEITSSILYAKRIQNALLPSGSYYSSLIPNLHVFYYPKDIVAGDFYWVKRIRIGDDIWKFVAVADCTGHGVPGAMMSVLCMNALNESARLLEDADPADLLTRVSSYLRNYLLTDGMELSDGMDISVACYNSEKQILRFCGANNPLWIVKPDEIQVLSPTKRPVGKSESSLAFELHEITYTKDQRILLFSDGCIDQFGQKTGKKLKTPGLKKLVLEQYDPNPENHLQKIEQGLLRWMGSEEQLDDICMMLIDLD